Proteins encoded in a region of the Chelonoidis abingdonii isolate Lonesome George chromosome 2, CheloAbing_2.0, whole genome shotgun sequence genome:
- the LOC116830692 gene encoding E3 ubiquitin-protein ligase MARCHF5-like: protein MRSLLSRHCWVCFATEHEDRAAEWVCPCRCKGSTKWIHQACLQRWLDEKQKGNSTGSVSCPQCGTEYRIVFPKLGPLVYFLHQVDQILSRASPFAMAGIVVGTVYWSAVTYGAVTVMQVVGHKKGLDVMERADPLFLLMGLPTIPVMLVLGRLIRWEDYVLRVWRKYSSKLQALQALVPGIGRPVPPGPLAESRPQSDHPSLSRTLCGALVFPTVASLVGRLLFRRVDSSLQRTILGGITFVAIKGVLKVYFRQQQYLLQANRRILDYLEPGPTPLDEDSSTEGNLS, encoded by the exons ATGCGCTCTTTGCTCTCCAGGCACTGCTGGGTCTGCTTCGCCACAGAGCACGAGGACCGGGCTGCCGAGTGGGTCTGCCCCTGCCGCTGCAAAGGCTCCACCAAATGGATCCACCAGGCctgcctgcagcgctggctggacGAGAAGCAGAAGGGCAACAGCACGGGCAGCGTGAGCTGCCCGCAGTGTGGCACTGAGTACCGCATCGTCTTCCCCAAGCTGG GGCCCCTGGTGTATTTCCTCCACCAGGTGGACCAGATCCTGTCCAGAGCCAGCCCCTTCGCCATGGCCGGCATCGTGGTGGGGACGGTGTACTGGTCGGCTGTCACCTATGGGGCCGTCACGGTGATGCAG GTGGTCGGCCATAAGAAGGGGCTGGATGTGATGGAGCGGGCAGACCCCCTCTTCCTGCTCATGGGACTGCCCACCATCCCCGTCATGCTGGTACTGGGTAGGCTGATCCGCTGGGAGGACTACGTGCTGCGTGTCTGGCGGAAGTACTCCAGCAAGCTGCAGGCCCTGCAGGCCCTGGTGCCAG GGATTGGGCGCCCAGTGCCCCCGGGGCCGCTGGCCGAGTCTCGCCCCCAGAGCGACCACCCGTCCCTCTCACGAACGCTGTGCGGGGCCCTGGTGTTCCCCACCGTCGCCAGCCTGGTGGGCAGGCTCCTCTTCCGGCGGGTGGACTCCAGCCTGCAGCGCACCATCCTG GGCGGCATCACCTTTGTGGCCATCAAGGGGGTGCTCAAAGTCTACTTCAGACAGCAGCAGTACCTGCTCCAGGCCAACCGGCGCATCCTTGACTACCTGGAGCCAGGCCCCACGCCCCTGGACGAGGACAGCAGCACCGAGGGCAACCTCAGCTAG
- the ACTR1B gene encoding beta-centractin — MAGALEGDLFIGPKAEEHRGLLSIRYPMEHGIVRDWNDMERIWQYVYSKDQLQTFSEEHPVLLTEAPLNPCKNREKAAEVFFETFNVPALFISMQAVLSLYATGRTTGVVLDAGDGVTHAVPIYEGFAMPHSIMRVDVAGRDVSRYLRLLLRKEGYDFHTSAEFEVVKMIKERACYLSINPQKDEALETEKVLYNLPDGSTLEVGPARFRAPELLFQPDLVGDESEGIHEVLAFAIQKSDMDLRRILFANIVLSGGSTLFKGFGDRLLSEVKKLAPKDVKIKISAPQERLYSTWIGGSILASLDTFKKMWVSKKEYEEDGARAIHRKTF; from the exons ATGGCGGGGGCGCTGGAGGGGGATCTCTTCATTGGCCCCAAAGCAGAG GAGCACCGGGGCCTGCTGTCCATCCGCTACCCCATGGAGCACGGCATCGTCCGGGATTGGAATGACATGGAGCGGATCTGGCAGTACGTGTACTCCAAAGACCAGCTGCAGACCTTCTCCGAAGAG cacccagtTCTCCTGACGGAAGCCCCCCTAAACCCCTGCAAGAACCGTGAGAAGGCAGCTGAGGTTTTCTTCGAGACCTTCAACGTTCCAGCGCTTTTCATCTCCATGCAGGCCGTCCTCAGCCT CTACGCCACGGGCCGCACGACGGGCGTGGTGCTGGATGCGGGGGATGGCGTCACGCATGCGGTGCCCATCTATGAGGGCTTCGCCATGCCGCACTCCATCATGCGGGTGGACGTGGCCGGGCGGGACGTCTCGCGCTACCTCCGCCTGCTACTGCGCAAGGAGGGCTACGACTTCCACACCTCGGCCGAGTTCGAGGTGGTCAAGATGATAAAGGAG CGGGCCTGCTACCTGTCCATTAACCCCCAGAAGGACGAGGCGCTGGAGACAGAGAAGGTGCTCTACAACCTGCCGGATGGGAGCACGCTGGAG GTGGGCCCGGCCCGCTTCCGAGCCCCTGAGCTGCTCTTCCAGCCGGACCTGGTTGGGGACGAGAGCGAAGGGATCCATGAGGTCTTGGCCTTTGCCATCCAGAAATCCGACATGGACCTGCGGCGGATACTCTTCGCCAACATTGTGCTGTCCGGCGGTTCCACGCTCTTCAAAG GGTTTGGGGACCGGCTGCTCAGCGAGGTGAAGAAACTCGCCCCAAAGGATGTCAAGATTAAG ATCTCCGCCCCGCAGGAGCGACTGTACTCCACGTGGATCGG cgGCTCCATCCTGGCCTCACTGGACACTTTCAAGAAGATGTGGGTGTCGAAGAAGGAGTACGAGGAGGACGGGGCACGGGCCATCCACCGCAAGACGTTCTAG